The DNA sequence TCCTTTTTCGTGAAGTCGGGCGGATTGTAGACGAGCAAGCTATAGGTTCGCAAGAATCCAACAGATTATTTTGCCGATACAAGATCCTTATATTCGCTCGCATCTATTTTCACGCGCTGCTCTACGAACGCATCGAACGAGTCGTAAAGATCAGTCTCCGGCCAGGAGGGCCAGCGTTCTTGTTTACTGGTCCAGGTGAGGTGGACAGCGGCATATTGCTCAGGCGGTCCGGCAACGTAAAAGAGCACGTCGTCACAATCATACCGTCGGGCAATGGCAGCAACCGTGTGATTGAAAAGCGGATGAGCCGGTGCCAATTCTCGTTGCAGTTCTGTGACCAATCCTTGTGCATGTGAAGGAGGTTCGTCTGCGAGTGAATGCCACGGCTCGATAAAACGCGAGCGATACACTTTGGCATGTTGCCACATTGCTTGGACTGCTCGGTTCTGATGCACCGCCTCCTGCAGAGCGCGAGTGATCGTTTCGAATGCTGATACCGAGAAACGGTAAAGATTGAGGACTTGTCTCTGGCTGCCATACAAGCGCACGATTACGCGACTGACCGAGACAACTTTGACTGCCAAGATTTCTTTTGTTGCGATATCGACCCATCTTCCATCCTGGTAGACGGAGATAGTTGTTGGTGAGACTATGTAGCGGCAGAAGGGACGAATGAGCCACTGGATGAAGGAAAACATGAGGGCATCCTGAACGCTGGATGAATAGAAGGATCATAATCTTCAGACAGTACACTTGCATCCACACTCAAGAACGATGTCTACGGGCGAAATCTGCCGAGTCGTACCATCACGACGCACATGCAGCACTAACAGCGTGTATGGGTCAAACACAACTACGTCTTTGACGCCTTGTGACAAATAAAAGTGCGGCCCGATTTCGAGATCCTTTGCTTCATACCCTTTGCTGACAATTTCGATGACCGCCTCGGGGACGAGCGTGATCGCTTCGTCTTCTTCTCTTGGTTCTTCGCAAAAAATTGCGATATCTGGCCGTTTCAGTGAGCCGTCGGGGAAGCTGACATAGACATCAGAGATATTGACGCATTCACACCGAGCAGCTTGTGGGTCAGAAGATGAGGTGTGTTTGCTAACCGTTGCGCGGATACGATCGATCGCCTTCTGGTGACGATAGAGTGGGTGTGGTTCCCAAATGGGGAGACCCGCTACTATTTCGAGACGAATACCGAGTTCATCGGCGCGGAGGAATTTGGAGTTCATCTGGTGCTTCCGTTAAGGATTATGGCAGGGCGGTAATAGTCACCCTTCCGCCATCTGCGGCTTGGATAGTCAGTTCGTAACCGTCCAATAAAGTCATACCCACAAGTGAATCATCGTCGAGTGCTTCTACCATAACTCGACGTGGAGTGCCGTCCCAAAGCACAGTTGCTTCATAAAAATTGACTAGGCGTTCACTGCCACCTGCAAGTGTGACGCGCCCGTGACTAATCCACACAAGACCGAGTGTCATGATAACGGAGAGTGGGAGGGTGAGAGAGCCGGTAAACCCTGTATCAATAATTGCTTCAATCTCTTGTGATTGTCCCTGCGAACCTAACACAGTAACGCGAATAGTTGCCTCCCGCCGATAGGCGTTCATACTCCCGGCAATCATACGATCGCTGATTGACGACGTGGCCCAAAACGATGCACGCCACGAGAACCAACGCGTACCATCCACATCTGCGCCTCTGGTCGGCGAGCACGAAGTCGATCAGAGGCCGCGATTTCGTCATCATCTATCTCATACAATCCCGTTTCGATATCGATCATAACGAACTTCCCCTCATCAGCGACTGTTAAGTGAGGTCGTATGACGCGCTCGTAGATGTCATCTCCACGCCGGGCAAATTCTTCTTTGCTGTAACGCGGGTAGGGATGTGAGGGTGAGGTTGATTCTTTCCCATGGGGCACTTGCATGATTTTATCCTGACCTTGAGAGCGATCTAGACTGCCATGTGAAGGTTTACGCCTGGTATGAGCCATGCAATTTATCTTATCAGTGTGAGGCGAAAAGAACATCAGCCTCACACTGATAAGGGACGTAATACGACGCTCCTTCGTTGCTCTATTTCTTCTCCAACTTCACCCCCAACGCCTTCTGCGTTTCCGCTGGCAAGCCGGTTGGGTCGAGTAACAGATTGTATAATTTGAGCCAATGCGTATGCGCGAGCTGGTGCAACGCAAAAGAGGTTTGCATCGCCTGCTGACGACCTTGCACATCTTGCGCGGTGTTCACGGCTTCCTTGGTTAGCTTTAGCGCAAATAGTGACTTCTTGGTAATCTTAGCGGCCATTTCGAGCGCAGCCTCTTGCAGCTTTTCGCGCGGGACAATCTGGTTGACCATGCCAAGCTGTTTCGCTTCCTCAGCTGAGAGAAAATCAGACGTAAACAGCATTTCCTTCGCTTTGCGTACACCGACTTCCCACGCATGTTGGAAGAATTCCACGCCGCCAATCCCGAAGCTGACGACTGGATCGCAGAACTGTGCGTCCTCACTGGCAATGATAATGTCACAGGGCCAGACCAGCATGAGCCCACCGGCGATGCAGCGACCTTGCACGGCGGCGATCGTCGGTTTGGCCATGTTACGCCAGCGTTCGCTAAAACCGACATAGATTTCTTTTTCGCGAGCCATCTGCGCTTCAGCGCCGGCACAGGTGAAACCGCACCAGGTGCCAACTGTTCTGAACTCGGACATTTTTTGATATGAGCCTTGTTCTCGCAGATCATGGCCGGCAGAGAAATGTGGACCATTAGCGGCGAGAATAACGACCTTGACATTATCGTCTTGCGCAGCGACATCGAATGCGTCGTTCAGTTCGTACAGTAATCGGGTGTCTTGTGAATTGCGAGTTTCTGGACGGTTGAGCACGATACGAGCGACATGCTCGGCTGGGGTTTCATACAAAATCGTTTGGAACTCTGGCATAGCGATTCCCTCCTGTCGGCAGATATTGCGCGATACTCTACACCTCTATATCTCAAGAGCCAATGGATCATTGAGGGGACGATATGGAAACAGTACGTGGGAATTTGAAAAAAATGATTGCGATGGCGGAGGAGACGGTTGCGTATACCTTACCGCTGGGGGAGGCTCGCCTGCCGCTGAATCCGCTGCTGGGGAAAACCGTGCGGCTTTCCTATAGTGGACAGATTCAGTGTGTCGGCTGTGGCCAGTCTACCAAGAAAAGTTTCAACCAAGGCTTTTGCTACCGCTGTTTCTCGACCCTGGCACAATGCGATATGTGTATCGTTAAGCCGGAGCTCTGTCATTTTGCTAAAGGCACCTGTCGCGAACCAGAGTGGGCGCTAGCGCATTGTATGCAACCTCACTATGTGTACCTTGCCAATGCGTCGGGTTTAAAAGTCGGCATTACCCGTGGCAGTCAGATTCCGACCCGCTGGCTTGACCAAGGCGCAGTGCAAGCTCTGCCAGTGATTCAGGTGCAAAGTCGGTATCATGCCGGATTAGTGGAAGTAGCATTCAAGAAGCATGTATCCGATCGTACTGACTGGCGCAAAATGCTCAAAGGTGAACCTGAAACCCATGACCTCACTGCACAGCGGGAAGAGTTGTTCGCTCGCTGTGAGAAAGATTTGGCGGCTTCGACCGAAACCGCGAGGACCGAGTCGCTAGCGCGATTGATGACGGAAACTATTCGCACGTTCACCTATCCAGTGTTGACCTATCCACAAAAAGTCACCGCTCTGAACCTCGACAAGACCCAAACGGTTGAAGGAACGTTACTCGGAATGAAAGGCCAATACCTCATCTTCGATACTGGCGTGCTTAACGTGCGCAAGTTTACTGGCTACGATGTCGCGGTTTCTTTTTAGTTCGCAGAGGTTTCTCCACCGCCCTTCGACAAGCTCAGGGCGTACGGTAATGAGGAAAAATTGAGATACCCTTCCGTTCGTGCTGAGCTTGTCGAAGCATAATCAGGGAAGGTAGCCGCAACTGGTTTAGAACCCGATGTGAGGAGTAACACTATGGCTGATCTTGCAGCATCAGCACGTAAATTGCCGATGACCGGGGCGCAATACCTCGACAGCTTGCGTGATGATCGCGAAATTTGGATCAATGGCGAACGTGTTAAGGATGTCACGACCCATCCGGCGTTTCGCAATGGCACGCGCTCGGTTGCGACCCTCTATGATGCACTGCATGATCCGCAACAGCAGGACGTGTTGACCGGGGTGACTCCTACCGGTGCACTGACTCACAAGTCCTTTCTCCTGGCGAAGACACCGCAGGAGTTGCTGGCGCGTTCTGAAGCGATGCGCGCCTGGAGTCGCCTACATTTCGGCTTTATGGGCCGTAGTCCAGACTACAAGGCTGGACTAGTTGTGAGTCTTGGTGCATGGCCCGAGTACTTTGAACCATACACGAAAAACGCGACTCATTGGTATCACAAGCTGTCTGAAGGATGCCTGTACCTTAATCATGTCGGTATCAATCCGATGGTCGATCGCTCCAAGCCTTTACATGAGCAGAAAGAGATCTTCGTTCGCGCCGTTGAAGAACGAGATAACGGCATTGTCGTCAGTGGCGCCAAGATGGTTGGAACTGCCGCGGCCTTCACGCGTTACAATTTCGTTTTCAATTACGGTGCGGTGCCGCTAAGTGATGGCGATAAAGATCACGCCTTGGTTTTCATTGTTCCAACCAATGCACCCGGTGTGAAGTTACTCTCCCGTCCGTCATACGAATTAGCTGCCAGCCGTTCGCACCCTTATGATTATCCTCTGTCGAGCCGCTTTGATGAGAACGACGCGACCATGATCTTTGATCGTGTCTTCGTGCCGTGGGAGAATGTGTTTGTCTTTCGTGACATCCCCAAGACCAACGGCTTTTTCCCGCAAGCGCAGGTGTTACAGAACCTCATGTTGCAAGGGGCCACACTATTTGTGACTAAGATAGAATTTCTGACTGGGCTCTTTTTACGTATTGCCGAGTCGAACGGCACTATTGGTTTTCGCGGTGTGCAAGAAAAAATTGGCGAAGCGATCGCCTACGTGCATACGTTCAATGCCTTGGTGCGCGATGCCTGCTTGTATCCAGATCCAGCCGCCAATGGGCACGTCGCGCCATCGCACCGCTCGATGTGGGCCTATCGCGTGCAAGCTCCTAGTGTCTATCCTCGCTTTCGTGAATTGATCGAGATGGTTGCTGCCGGTGGGTTGATTCAGATTCCTTCCAGCGCCAAAGACTTTGCTAATCCTGCGCTGCGGCCATTTCTTGACCAATATTACAAAGGCGCGAATATGGACGCCGAACAGCGAGTGAAGTTAAGTAAACTTGTGTGGGACGCAATCGGCAGTGAGTTCGGTGGTCGCCACGAACTGTATGAACGTAACTACGCTGGCAATGTTGAGAACCTCAAAGTCGAGACACTCTTTTCCGCCCAGGCCGACGGTGATCGTGCAGCGTTGGAACAACTCGTCCAGCAGTGTCTTGATGCGTATGATCTTAGCGGCTGGACCGGTTCGACGTGGCTCGGACCAGAGAAGTAATTGAGAAATTGAATCATCGAGTCATTGAAAGAGATTTTTCTCAATGACCAGATCACCCGGTGGCCTGATGGCTCAATCTCTCATTTGAGCCATTTCTTCATACGTGGAGAAGAGACGGTCAAAAGACGCGAACATCACGCTTTTGTCGCCGCGATCATGACGGACGCCATTGTGCTGTACACACTGCTCCAGGCTTCTCTCACACTTGGTGTGAAGTCGCTCCCCAAGCCTTGTCCAAGAGTCTGTAAGAGTGCCGCGCCGACCGTAGTGTAATCTGCCTCTTTGACCCCATACTTGACGTGACGCTTCGCCAATTGTTGTAGAACGGGCACGACTGCTTGCAAGTCATTCAGTTTATTGACAGCGAGTCCAATCATTTCCATTAACCGCTGGCCTTGGAGCGTCATATCGCCAGTGAATAGCTTCTTCAGACTTGGGTCTGCAGAAAAGAGATTGTTATAGAACAGAGCCGCCACTTGCGGAGCAATCGCTTCCACTTTCTTCCATGAGTCTTGGACCAGGGTAATCGTCTCTTGGGTCATTACTATTCTCCTCCCTCACCTGCCCCATCGTTTGAAGATGAGTGACGTATTGATTCCACCAAAGGCGAAGTTGTTGGACATGACATAGTCGACTTGGCGTGGACGAATGTCAGTGAGATAGTCGAGTTCTGCGCAGCGTGGATCGACGCGATCCAGATTGATCGTGGGTGCGAGCCAGCCCTCAGCCATCATCTGGATACAGAGCCAGGCTTCAAGTGCGCCACAGGCACCGAAGGTGTGTCCCATGTAGCTCTTGAGTGCACTAATGGGAATCGGCCGCTTGAAACAGGCTACGGTTGCTTGGGATTCGGCAATGTCGCCAACTTCGGTGGCAGTGGCATGGGCGTTCACATAATCGATCATGTCTGGGTCGAGATGCGCATCTTGTAGCGCCATCTCCATCACTTGCTGCATCCCCTCAGGTGATGGATTGACCATGTGTTCACCATCACAATTTGTGGCAAAGCCGACAACTTCTGCCAAAATGGGCGCCCTCCGTTGTTGGGCATGTTCGAGCGATTCAAGAATGAGTGTGGCTGCTCCTTCCGCCGCTACCAGACCATCACGATCGACATCGAACGGACGGGGTGTTTTGTCTGGATGATCGTTCTGTTTCGAGGTGGCGTAGACGACATCAAACACAACCGCACTGGCAACGTGCAGTTCCTCAGCCCCACCAGTAATCATCATTTGTTGTCGCCCATATTTGATCATTTCGTATGCATACCCAATAGACTGACTGCTAGCGGTACAGGCAGAACCAATGGGCAGAATTCGTCCTTTAATCTCAAAGAATTGGCCGATATTGGCGGCGCACGTATGACTCATGAATTGGGTAAAGTGGGAGCCGGTAATGCCTTCGAGGGTTTTATGCACGCCGAGCTGCTCCATGAAGTATTGCAGTGCTGGTGGTGAGCCCGAGGCCGAGCCATAGGCAATCCCGGTGCTGTGTTCGTGTAGTACGGGATTTTCGAGAAGTCCAGCCTGCATCAATGCAAGCTCTGTCGCCCGTGTTGCCAGAAGCGCCACGCGACCCATCGTGCGAATCTTCTTGCGTGGATAATGCGGCGGGCGTTGAAAATCTGGAACGGTCGCTCCTAACCGGGTCCGCAATCCTGCGATCGAGTCCCAGTCGTGTTGTAGCGTGACTCCCGACTTTTTGGCGAGGAGTTTCGTTTTTACTTCATCCCAACTAGTTCCCAGCGGACACAACCCTGCCATTCCTGTCACCACCACACGGTGTGTCATATCAAACCGCCGTTCACAGAAATGACCTGGCCGGTAATATACGCGGCCACTTCGGAAAACAGAAAGGCCACGAGACCAGCGACCTCGGCTGGCATGCCAAAGCGACGCATGGGAATCCGTTGTAGGAGTTCCTCTTTGGGGAGTTTTGCAACCATATCTGTTTCAATCAGCCCCGGAGCCACACTATTAACGGTGATTTGCCGTCGCGCCAACTCTTGTGCCAGGGATTTGGTCGCGCCAATGACGCCCGCTTTCGCTGCCGCGTAATTGGTCTGCCCACCGTTGCCTACCAAACCCGACACTGAGGAAATCGTCACAATCCGTCCTCCGCGACGCGCTTGCGCCATTGGTAAGACTACTGGATGTAACAAATTGTAAAAGGCATCGAGATTGGTGTGCACGACACGATCCCATTTGTCGCCAGAGAGCATGGGAAAGAGGCCATCGGCGGTAATACCCGCATTACAGACGACTCCCCAGTAGATGCCACGAGTGTTCATGTCTTGGGTAATGGCCTCTTTTGCGGCCTCGCGGTCTGCGACATCAAAAGGAATCAAGTAAGCAGCGCCCCCAGCCGCAGAGATGGCTTCCAGGGTTTCTTGCGCTGCCACATGATTGTTGAGGTAATTGATCCCGACCTCATGCCCTTGCGCGGCTAAGGCAATGGCGATGGCTCGTCCGATACCACGGCTAGCACCGCTGACTAGTACCCGAGTTGTCATGATCAATCTCTTCTAGATAAGCCTGCAAGGCTCTCGGCTTAAAGACGCTGAGATCAGCCTGCTGAAGCAGAGGCTCGCTGGCAGCCTCAGAAGTGATGGTGCAGTGAAATCGCATGAGTTCGTGTTTCCCCCATATGTGCGAGACATGGATACGCAGAGTTTGGCCAAGCTCGAAGAATTCACAAGATGTCTCCCAACGGCGCGTTCCCATCAGTAAGCCTACCGTAATGGGAGCATTCACTAGATAGGAGTAATAGCCGCCAAACGCAGCTACGGATTGTGCCATGTACTCCAGGCCAACGAACGCCGGCACCCCGGACGCTTCCAAAAACATCGACTGTGGGGTAATCGTCACCTCACACGTGCCTTCCTGCTCTGTGGCCTCCACTAAGCGATCGATCAGGATCATTGGAGGTCGATGGGGAAGGAGTTGTTCTATCGGAGGATAGGTTGCTCCTGTCATTCGGTACCTCCTCACCGCGAGCATATTTCGACCGTTTGCGCTCGCAGACGTACCAGTATCAAAACATCTTGTAAAAACAAGCCTGGGTGCGACACCGTTTCGGTTGCTTGCTGCATCACACTTAGGGGAGACCGTTGGCGGGCGCGACGCCCGCGCTCCCAGGGTCAATATGAATTAGCAACCGATACCCCAATGACATATTCGTCAGTTCAACGTCGCCTTGCGTGGAGGGTGCTCCGTGATAGCGAATACGCGTGACGAGTTGTTGCCGAAACGAGACGCGTCGCTCATGCGTGTGGGGATCCTCTACAACGTGCCATTCGCCTTGATTGGGGAGACGTGGCCAGAGGACTTGTTGGAGGTATGAGAGCATAAACGCAGCAGGGAAAGGGATCTCACGATCGGTGAAATTTTCGTACGTTAACGTTTGCCCATCGTAGCGAACGAGAAAGGCACGCGTTTGCCAGGGCGTGAAGCCCACGAGCACGATTCGGTCTGTGTCAATTTCGACCTGTACCTGGAAGACAAAATCTTGGCCACGAGCCTGGCCTTCAAGCAGATGTCGGGCAGCATACGTCCGACCGTAGGTTGCAGGGGCAAGCAGCGGATAATAGGGATGAGGCAGCGTGGGATTGCGCAATGGGGCGAACATTCCCGCCGTCACACTACAGCCTGGCAGTACGAGGAGAAAAAAAGCGAGAACGCCCAGTCGCTTCACAAGGAAGACCGTCCATAGTACGCAAGTGGAGCAAAGAACAAGGCTCCAGCAATGCCGATTAACACGGTTAACCCAATAGCTTGGAGCACGGCTTGACCGCTCAGACTCAACAGACCAAACGAGAGTACCGTGCTCAAAGCGGATAGCGTAAGCGCGAGCAATGTAGTTGGCCCCTCGGCAAGCGACCCTTCGGCGATGAAAATAGTAAAATCAATGCCCATGCCGAGAACCAGAAGCAGCATCAGGAGGTGGATAAGGTGAAAGGGATGGCCGAGCCAGCCAAAGACACTGATGGTGACAAGAGCTGCGAGCACCGGCGGCAGCATAATGATGACGCTTCGAGCTTTGTAGCTCCACACTAAGATGGCAAAAATAAGGACATACGCACCGCTGACGAGCCAGGCCGCTTGCCGTCGGTAGTGTTTGAACACGCGGGTGAAGTCGGCTACGGGATCGACATAGTGGATACCTTCACTCTTATCGAGCAGCGCTGCGAATGCATAAGGATCATGAATATGAAAAACCTGGACAAGTAGTGAGGTTGAGGAGGTGGGAGACGACGGGTCTCCTAACCACAAATGTCGCAATCCTCGGGAGGCTTCGTGTTGTTGCCATAACTCAGGGGTGAGAAAGGTTTCCGGTGGCGCGGCGATGGTGTGAAAAAATTGTTGTATGACTTCTTCGGTAAATCCGAGTTGTCCAAGTTCCTGCGCGAGGAAGGGCCGCTGGTCGAGCAGTCGCTGGACGGTTAAAAGATTGGCTTTTTGTTGTTTCATACTGGGAAGAAAAGACGTTATCACCGGGCCGAGTTCGACGGATGGACGGGCGGGCTGGTCAACCAACGGCGCAGTCAACTGTTCGAGCTTCTGTAGTGCGTCTTCTGCCGTGTGTCCCTTTACAATGAGATGGGTTTGGTTTTGTGAGAGACCCATGATGGTACGGATAAACTGATCTTGCTCCTGAAGATCCTTTGGTAATGCGTTCAGTGCCCGCGGACTATCGCTGACGTGAAGCAACCACAAGCCTGGTAGGCACAGAAGGAGCACGAGTCCGTACACGATGAGCAATGGCTTCCGATATCGATTCCCGAACGCGAACGCATTGAGGGTTGCGAAATAGAGGGCAGGAGGATGCTGCGCGCGTGGATGCGTCTCGTTGAGGAGATATGGGAACCACAATATAACTGTTGCGAAGGCGACGAGTACTCCACAAGAAGCAAACACCGCTATCTGTTGGAGGCCGACCAATGGAGTAAAGGCAAGGCCAAGGAAGCTGAGAATGGTCGTAAAGGCGCCGAGACTCAACGCCAGAAGCAGGTGACGCATAGTCCGCTGTGCATGCCACGGGGTCGTCAGGCGATGGTAAGTGAAGTAGTGAAAACTGTAATCATCACAGATGCCAACCAGGCTTGCGCCGAAGGTGAGAGTGACCGTGTGCAGGTCGCCAAACAGCCAGAGCGTGATCCCGATGGCACTCCAAATTCCGATGACAATGGGCAGAAGAGCTAAAATAAGATGCCGCCCGGTCTGAAAGGTGCCTAGAATCAGTATGGTAATCCCAAGGAGAGAACCGATACTAATGATCGCGATATCTCGAACAATGGTCTTCTGCGTGGCGGCAGCGAAGCGTACCGCCGAGGTGCCAATGATATCGATGCCTGGCCACGTCTGTTGCAGGGATGAGACCCAGGTCTCCCATTGGGCGTCGAA is a window from the Deltaproteobacteria bacterium genome containing:
- a CDS encoding clan AA aspartic protease; its protein translation is MIAGSMNAYRREATIRVTVLGSQGQSQEIEAIIDTGFTGSLTLPLSVIMTLGLVWISHGRVTLAGGSERLVNFYEATVLWDGTPRRVMVEALDDDSLVGMTLLDGYELTIQAADGGRVTITALP
- a CDS encoding DUF2797 domain-containing protein, which translates into the protein METVRGNLKKMIAMAEETVAYTLPLGEARLPLNPLLGKTVRLSYSGQIQCVGCGQSTKKSFNQGFCYRCFSTLAQCDMCIVKPELCHFAKGTCREPEWALAHCMQPHYVYLANASGLKVGITRGSQIPTRWLDQGAVQALPVIQVQSRYHAGLVEVAFKKHVSDRTDWRKMLKGEPETHDLTAQREELFARCEKDLAASTETARTESLARLMTETIRTFTYPVLTYPQKVTALNLDKTQTVEGTLLGMKGQYLIFDTGVLNVRKFTGYDVAVSF
- a CDS encoding DUF3261 domain-containing protein; the encoded protein is MKRLGVLAFFLLVLPGCSVTAGMFAPLRNPTLPHPYYPLLAPATYGRTYAARHLLEGQARGQDFVFQVQVEIDTDRIVLVGFTPWQTRAFLVRYDGQTLTYENFTDREIPFPAAFMLSYLQQVLWPRLPNQGEWHVVEDPHTHERRVSFRQQLVTRIRYHGAPSTQGDVELTNMSLGYRLLIHIDPGSAGVAPANGLP
- a CDS encoding hemin receptor, whose product is MTQETITLVQDSWKKVEAIAPQVAALFYNNLFSADPSLKKLFTGDMTLQGQRLMEMIGLAVNKLNDLQAVVPVLQQLAKRHVKYGVKEADYTTVGAALLQTLGQGLGSDFTPSVREAWSSVYSTMASVMIAATKA
- a CDS encoding beta-ketoacyl-ACP synthase: MTHRVVVTGMAGLCPLGTSWDEVKTKLLAKKSGVTLQHDWDSIAGLRTRLGATVPDFQRPPHYPRKKIRTMGRVALLATRATELALMQAGLLENPVLHEHSTGIAYGSASGSPPALQYFMEQLGVHKTLEGITGSHFTQFMSHTCAANIGQFFEIKGRILPIGSACTASSQSIGYAYEMIKYGRQQMMITGGAEELHVASAVVFDVVYATSKQNDHPDKTPRPFDVDRDGLVAAEGAATLILESLEHAQQRRAPILAEVVGFATNCDGEHMVNPSPEGMQQVMEMALQDAHLDPDMIDYVNAHATATEVGDIAESQATVACFKRPIPISALKSYMGHTFGACGALEAWLCIQMMAEGWLAPTINLDRVDPRCAELDYLTDIRPRQVDYVMSNNFAFGGINTSLIFKRWGR
- a CDS encoding 3-hydroxylacyl-ACP dehydratase, translating into MTGATYPPIEQLLPHRPPMILIDRLVEATEQEGTCEVTITPQSMFLEASGVPAFVGLEYMAQSVAAFGGYYSYLVNAPITVGLLMGTRRWETSCEFFELGQTLRIHVSHIWGKHELMRFHCTITSEAASEPLLQQADLSVFKPRALQAYLEEIDHDNSGTSQRC
- the fabG gene encoding 3-oxoacyl-ACP reductase FabG — protein: MTTRVLVSGASRGIGRAIAIALAAQGHEVGINYLNNHVAAQETLEAISAAGGAAYLIPFDVADREAAKEAITQDMNTRGIYWGVVCNAGITADGLFPMLSGDKWDRVVHTNLDAFYNLLHPVVLPMAQARRGGRIVTISSVSGLVGNGGQTNYAAAKAGVIGATKSLAQELARRQITVNSVAPGLIETDMVAKLPKEELLQRIPMRRFGMPAEVAGLVAFLFSEVAAYITGQVISVNGGLI
- a CDS encoding Pyoverdin chromophore biosynthetic protein pvcC — protein: MTGAQYLDSLRDDREIWINGERVKDVTTHPAFRNGTRSVATLYDALHDPQQQDVLTGVTPTGALTHKSFLLAKTPQELLARSEAMRAWSRLHFGFMGRSPDYKAGLVVSLGAWPEYFEPYTKNATHWYHKLSEGCLYLNHVGINPMVDRSKPLHEQKEIFVRAVEERDNGIVVSGAKMVGTAAAFTRYNFVFNYGAVPLSDGDKDHALVFIVPTNAPGVKLLSRPSYELAASRSHPYDYPLSSRFDENDATMIFDRVFVPWENVFVFRDIPKTNGFFPQAQVLQNLMLQGATLFVTKIEFLTGLFLRIAESNGTIGFRGVQEKIGEAIAYVHTFNALVRDACLYPDPAANGHVAPSHRSMWAYRVQAPSVYPRFRELIEMVAAGGLIQIPSSAKDFANPALRPFLDQYYKGANMDAEQRVKLSKLVWDAIGSEFGGRHELYERNYAGNVENLKVETLFSAQADGDRAALEQLVQQCLDAYDLSGWTGSTWLGPEK
- a CDS encoding enoyl-CoA hydratase, whose amino-acid sequence is MPEFQTILYETPAEHVARIVLNRPETRNSQDTRLLYELNDAFDVAAQDDNVKVVILAANGPHFSAGHDLREQGSYQKMSEFRTVGTWCGFTCAGAEAQMAREKEIYVGFSERWRNMAKPTIAAVQGRCIAGGLMLVWPCDIIIASEDAQFCDPVVSFGIGGVEFFQHAWEVGVRKAKEMLFTSDFLSAEEAKQLGMVNQIVPREKLQEAALEMAAKITKKSLFALKLTKEAVNTAQDVQGRQQAMQTSFALHQLAHTHWLKLYNLLLDPTGLPAETQKALGVKLEKK
- a CDS encoding Uma2 family endonuclease, whose protein sequence is MNSKFLRADELGIRLEIVAGLPIWEPHPLYRHQKAIDRIRATVSKHTSSSDPQAARCECVNISDVYVSFPDGSLKRPDIAIFCEEPREEDEAITLVPEAVIEIVSKGYEAKDLEIGPHFYLSQGVKDVVVFDPYTLLVLHVRRDGTTRQISPVDIVLECGCKCTV